The proteins below are encoded in one region of Tolumonas auensis DSM 9187:
- a CDS encoding beta-ketoacyl-ACP synthase III has protein sequence MFSKILGTGSYVPAKVRTNADLERMVETSDEWIVERTGIRERRIAGDNETVASLSFQAAQQALSAAGIPAAELDMIIIATTSAENAFPAAACELQAMLDCPGIPAFDLAAACAGFTYALSVADQFIRAGNAKHILVVGADTLSRACEPNDRGTIILFGDGAGAVVLGASEQQGILSTHLFADGRYGELLKLPQVQRGSDDTENAYMYMKGNDVFKVAVTRLSELVTQTLEANHIDKSELDWLVPHQANWRIISATAKKLGMSMDQVILTLDRHGNTSSASVPIALDEGIRDGRIKRDQLLLLEAFGGGFTWGSALIRY, from the coding sequence ATGTTCAGTAAAATTCTTGGTACGGGTAGTTATGTACCCGCAAAGGTTCGTACTAACGCTGATCTTGAGCGTATGGTCGAAACCAGTGATGAATGGATCGTGGAAAGAACCGGTATCCGGGAACGTCGTATAGCCGGCGATAATGAAACTGTTGCTTCATTGTCGTTTCAGGCTGCACAACAGGCGTTGTCAGCGGCAGGCATTCCCGCTGCTGAGCTGGATATGATTATCATTGCTACTACGAGTGCTGAAAATGCGTTCCCGGCAGCAGCTTGTGAATTACAGGCTATGCTTGATTGCCCCGGTATTCCTGCATTTGATCTGGCAGCGGCTTGTGCCGGGTTCACCTATGCCCTCAGTGTGGCAGATCAGTTTATTCGTGCTGGAAATGCTAAACATATTCTGGTTGTTGGTGCAGATACATTATCCCGTGCGTGTGAGCCAAATGACCGTGGCACAATCATTTTATTTGGTGATGGTGCCGGTGCTGTTGTATTAGGTGCATCAGAACAGCAAGGTATTTTGTCCACACATTTATTCGCAGATGGCCGTTATGGCGAATTACTGAAATTACCTCAGGTACAACGCGGTTCTGATGATACCGAAAACGCCTATATGTATATGAAAGGTAATGATGTATTTAAGGTTGCGGTAACTCGTTTGAGCGAACTGGTGACTCAGACACTGGAAGCTAATCACATCGACAAATCCGAGCTGGATTGGCTGGTCCCGCATCAGGCTAACTGGCGTATTATCAGTGCAACCGCGAAAAAATTAGGCATGTCGATGGATCAGGTGATCCTGACACTGGATCGTCACGGTAATACATCTTCTGCGTCAGTACCTATTGCGCTGGATGAAGGTATCCGTGATGGCCGTATCAAGCGTGACCAATTATTACTGCTGGAAGCCTTTGGTGGTGGATTCACCTGGGGTTCTGCTCTGATTCGTTATTGA
- the yceD gene encoding 23S rRNA accumulation protein YceD: MQKVKLPIKIDPVRCAAKRLDYQGIVEAKHMPRLAESSKRIVGDIEATLSLFTDAQGLVVLQGTAEVTLIVECQRCSGEFEYHCKAAFSYTPLLKNTIEDELPESYELVELDENGEFDLNELLEDELILSMPIVAMHPEDECPMAGAQMTWGEINPADERPNPFAVLTSLKRK, encoded by the coding sequence ATGCAAAAGGTGAAACTGCCCATAAAGATCGACCCAGTACGTTGCGCTGCCAAACGCCTTGATTATCAGGGAATTGTTGAAGCTAAGCATATGCCACGTCTGGCCGAATCCTCGAAGAGAATTGTTGGTGATATTGAAGCCACTCTGAGTCTTTTCACTGACGCTCAAGGTTTAGTAGTTCTGCAGGGTACTGCGGAAGTTACATTAATCGTTGAGTGTCAGCGTTGCTCAGGTGAATTTGAATACCACTGCAAGGCTGCGTTTTCGTATACTCCTCTTTTGAAGAATACGATAGAGGATGAGCTGCCGGAATCTTACGAGCTCGTTGAGCTTGATGAGAACGGTGAGTTTGATCTTAATGAGCTACTCGAGGATGAATTAATTCTCAGTATGCCGATAGTGGCTATGCACCCAGAGGACGAATGTCCAATGGCTGGTGCGCAAATGACGTGGGGTGAGATCAATCCTGCTGATGAGCGCCCTAACCCGTTTGCTGTTCTAACTAGTTTGAAACGCAAGTAA
- the plsX gene encoding phosphate acyltransferase PlsX, producing MSVLTVALDAMGGDFGPSETVPAAAQALSLLPKLNILLVGDQNQLVPLLQQHALSSHPRLHLVHASQSVSMAERPVIALRNKTDSSMRVMLELVSSGRAQACVSGGNTGALMVMAMRVLTMLPHLKRPALCSSLPNLHGRHTVMLDLGCNVNCTPEMLWQFACLGDLFAKHVHAVSSPKIALLNVGEEVIKGSKLVQETAKLLASDKQFNYIGFLEGDQLISGQADVIVCDGFTGNIALKTAEGIARFFYSQIKASNEADKVKNKSNTAAEIQTSLSVMHPDHYNGASLLGLNGIVIKSHGRADRRALSNAILHAVAEIEQQLPRRISERFIAEHTYER from the coding sequence TTGTCTGTTCTAACGGTAGCGTTAGATGCCATGGGGGGGGACTTCGGTCCCTCCGAAACAGTGCCTGCCGCTGCGCAGGCACTGTCGCTTTTGCCAAAGCTGAATATTCTTCTTGTTGGTGATCAAAACCAACTTGTTCCACTGCTGCAACAACACGCGCTTTCTTCTCATCCCCGTTTACATTTAGTTCACGCATCCCAATCTGTATCTATGGCTGAACGTCCTGTTATTGCTTTGCGCAATAAAACAGATTCTTCCATGCGAGTTATGCTGGAGTTGGTTAGTTCAGGTCGGGCGCAGGCATGTGTCAGTGGCGGGAATACCGGCGCATTGATGGTTATGGCGATGCGGGTGCTCACAATGTTGCCGCATCTGAAACGGCCTGCATTATGTTCATCCTTGCCTAACCTGCACGGGCGACACACCGTCATGCTCGATCTGGGATGTAACGTGAATTGTACCCCTGAGATGCTATGGCAATTTGCTTGCCTGGGGGATTTATTTGCAAAGCATGTTCATGCTGTTTCTTCTCCGAAAATTGCTTTATTAAATGTCGGAGAAGAGGTCATCAAGGGCAGCAAACTTGTTCAGGAGACGGCTAAATTACTGGCTTCTGATAAGCAATTTAACTACATTGGTTTCCTGGAAGGAGATCAACTTATTTCTGGTCAGGCCGATGTTATCGTCTGTGATGGCTTCACCGGAAATATTGCATTGAAGACCGCAGAAGGGATTGCCCGGTTTTTTTATAGCCAAATAAAAGCCTCTAATGAGGCTGATAAAGTAAAAAACAAGTCAAATACGGCTGCAGAAATACAAACCTCTTTGTCAGTGATGCATCCTGACCACTATAATGGTGCCAGTCTTCTGGGGCTAAATGGTATCGTAATTAAAAGTCATGGGCGCGCCGATCGGCGAGCTTTATCCAATGCCATTCTGCATGCAGTGGCTGAGATCGAACAACAATTACCGCGTCGGATCTCAGAACGCTTTATTGCAGAACACACATACGAGCGCTAA
- the rluC gene encoding 23S rRNA pseudouridine(955/2504/2580) synthase RluC gives MNNTNPGVQFITIDAEQDGQRIDNFLKTQLKGVPKSLIYRILRKGEVRVNKKRIKPEYKLCVGDEIRVPPVRVAEENELPSSKLGSVQALAHQIIYEDEAIIVLNKPSGLAVHGGSGLSFGVIEGLRALRPESRFLELVHRLDRDTSGLLLVAKKRSALKHLHEQLRVKTMRKQYLALVRGQWQPHVKAVNAPLLKNILQSGERIVRVNSEGKPSETRFQIMQKFAHATLVMASPITGRTHQIRVHTLHAGHPIACDDKYGERDFDEQVKKAGLHRLFLHAYRLTFTHPVTGKEMSVEAPLDKELQSALDRLEK, from the coding sequence ATGAATAATACAAATCCTGGCGTACAGTTCATCACTATTGATGCTGAGCAAGATGGACAACGCATAGATAACTTTTTGAAAACTCAGCTAAAAGGGGTTCCTAAAAGCCTCATTTACCGTATTTTGCGCAAAGGAGAGGTGCGAGTTAATAAAAAACGCATTAAACCTGAGTATAAACTCTGTGTTGGCGATGAGATTCGTGTTCCTCCTGTTCGGGTAGCCGAAGAGAATGAACTGCCTTCGTCCAAACTCGGTTCAGTGCAAGCATTGGCTCATCAAATCATCTATGAAGATGAAGCGATCATTGTGCTGAATAAACCATCAGGTTTAGCTGTCCACGGTGGCAGCGGACTGAGCTTTGGCGTGATTGAAGGGCTACGGGCGTTAAGACCGGAAAGTCGTTTTCTGGAACTGGTGCACCGTCTGGATCGGGATACTTCAGGGCTATTGTTAGTTGCCAAAAAGCGCAGTGCATTGAAACATCTGCATGAGCAGTTACGTGTCAAAACGATGCGTAAGCAATATCTCGCACTGGTACGTGGTCAGTGGCAGCCACATGTGAAAGCGGTGAATGCACCTTTGCTGAAAAATATCCTGCAATCCGGAGAACGGATTGTTCGTGTGAACAGTGAAGGTAAACCCTCTGAAACCCGTTTTCAGATCATGCAGAAATTTGCGCATGCAACATTAGTGATGGCGAGCCCGATTACGGGGCGCACACATCAGATTCGTGTGCATACGTTGCATGCGGGTCATCCGATTGCCTGTGATGATAAGTATGGTGAACGTGACTTTGATGAGCAGGTAAAAAAAGCGGGTTTACATCGCTTATTCTTGCATGCTTATCGTCTGACATTTACACATCCTGTTACAGGGAAGGAAATGTCCGTGGAGGCGCCGCTGGACAAAGAGTTGCAATCAGCGTTGGATCGTTTGGAAAAATAA
- a CDS encoding Maf family protein — translation MNAPDLILASTSVYRRALLEKLALPFRCMAPHVDETPRQGESAEQLVQRLALEKAKAVASQNPGSWVIGSDQVCTINGMVVGKPGSESAAIAQLQAASGQRISFYTGLCLYDAAQARYQLLAEPFHVHFRSLSSGQIKRYIKAEAPFDCAGSFKSEGLGITLFRQLEGRDPNSLIGLPLIALVDMLAAWELELPL, via the coding sequence ATGAACGCACCTGATTTGATACTGGCATCAACATCAGTCTACCGACGGGCTCTTCTGGAAAAGCTGGCCCTGCCCTTCCGGTGTATGGCGCCCCATGTTGATGAAACACCACGACAGGGCGAATCGGCTGAGCAATTGGTACAGCGTCTGGCACTGGAAAAGGCGAAAGCGGTTGCCAGTCAGAATCCGGGGAGCTGGGTTATCGGCAGCGATCAGGTTTGTACCATAAACGGCATGGTTGTTGGAAAGCCAGGCTCAGAATCAGCAGCCATAGCCCAGTTACAGGCAGCGTCAGGTCAGAGGATCAGCTTCTATACCGGCTTATGTTTGTATGATGCCGCTCAGGCGCGCTACCAGCTACTGGCTGAGCCCTTTCATGTTCATTTCCGGAGCTTGTCATCAGGACAAATTAAGCGGTATATAAAGGCGGAAGCCCCGTTTGACTGTGCCGGCAGTTTTAAATCTGAAGGTTTAGGTATCACTTTATTTCGTCAGCTGGAAGGTCGTGACCCCAATAGTCTGATTGGACTACCACTGATAGCGTTGGTTGATATGCTTGCCGCATGGGAACTTGAATTACCGCTATAA
- the fabG gene encoding 3-oxoacyl-ACP reductase FabG: MNFQGKVVLVTGATRGIGKAIAQTFVSRGATVVGTATSESGAAAISEYLGEAGTGLVLNVTEQASIDALFAAIKAKYGEVDILVNNAGITRDNLLMRMKDDEWDDIIQTNLSSVYRLSKAVLRSMMKKRHGRIISIGSVVGTMGNAGQTNYAAAKAGLLGFTKSLAREVGSRGITVNAVAPGFIETDMTHVLNDEQRNGILSQVPAGRLGSAQEIASAVAFLASDEAAYITGETLHVNGGMYMV; the protein is encoded by the coding sequence ATGAATTTTCAAGGTAAAGTAGTACTGGTCACAGGCGCCACTCGCGGTATTGGTAAAGCGATTGCTCAGACATTTGTAAGCCGTGGTGCGACTGTTGTAGGTACTGCAACCAGCGAATCAGGTGCTGCAGCTATCAGTGAATATCTGGGTGAAGCGGGTACCGGATTGGTATTGAATGTGACCGAGCAGGCTTCTATTGATGCATTGTTTGCAGCTATCAAAGCTAAATATGGTGAAGTTGATATTCTGGTCAACAATGCGGGTATCACTCGTGACAATCTGCTGATGCGTATGAAAGATGACGAATGGGATGACATCATCCAGACCAACTTGTCATCGGTATATCGTTTATCTAAAGCCGTATTACGCAGCATGATGAAAAAACGTCATGGCCGTATCATCAGCATTGGTTCTGTTGTTGGTACTATGGGCAATGCTGGTCAGACGAACTATGCTGCTGCTAAAGCGGGCTTATTAGGCTTCACCAAATCCCTGGCGCGTGAAGTGGGTTCCCGTGGAATCACTGTCAATGCTGTTGCTCCAGGTTTTATTGAAACAGATATGACGCATGTTCTTAATGATGAACAGCGTAACGGTATTCTGAGTCAGGTCCCGGCTGGTCGCTTGGGATCTGCTCAGGAAATTGCTTCTGCAGTGGCATTTTTGGCCTCTGATGAGGCCGCTTATATCACCGGTGAGACTTTGCATGTCAATGGTGGTATGTACATGGTTTAA
- the rpmF gene encoding 50S ribosomal protein L32 translates to MAVQQNRKTRSRRGMRRSHDALTAAQLSVDSTSGETHRRHHVTADGYYRGKKVI, encoded by the coding sequence ATGGCCGTACAACAGAACCGTAAAACCCGTTCACGCCGTGGTATGCGTCGTTCACACGATGCACTGACTGCTGCGCAGCTGAGCGTTGATTCAACCAGCGGTGAAACTCATCGTCGTCACCACGTGACCGCTGATGGTTACTACCGTGGCAAAAAGGTAATCTAA
- a CDS encoding HAD family hydrolase — MKEYQLIIFDWDGTLMDSVSRIVSSMQKAAQVCNLPVPAIHSVKDIIGLSLQVSMQRLFPLASDEQRNMLIQHYSNYYKHLDDTPTPLFSGVNGMMRQLHANGKQLAVATGKSRSGLERVLAETEMAELFCSCRGADEAKSKPDPLMLQQILDELKLPAHKAVMVGDSVHDLAMAKAIGMDSIGVTWGVHDRALLEQHQPVAIVDSVPDLHLHLNARRLS, encoded by the coding sequence ATGAAAGAGTATCAACTCATCATTTTTGACTGGGATGGTACGCTGATGGATTCGGTCAGTCGGATCGTTTCCTCTATGCAAAAAGCAGCGCAGGTCTGTAATTTACCTGTGCCTGCTATTCATTCGGTCAAAGACATCATCGGACTTAGTTTGCAGGTATCGATGCAACGGTTGTTTCCTTTAGCATCAGATGAACAGCGTAATATGTTGATTCAGCATTATAGTAATTACTATAAGCATCTTGATGATACGCCAACCCCGCTGTTTTCCGGTGTTAATGGCATGATGAGGCAATTGCATGCTAACGGAAAACAACTGGCTGTCGCGACAGGTAAATCACGTAGCGGCCTGGAGCGCGTGTTGGCGGAAACAGAAATGGCGGAGCTGTTTTGTAGCTGCCGTGGTGCAGATGAAGCAAAATCAAAACCGGATCCGCTTATGCTGCAACAGATCCTGGATGAGCTGAAGCTGCCGGCACACAAGGCTGTTATGGTAGGGGACTCGGTACATGATCTCGCCATGGCCAAGGCTATCGGCATGGATAGCATCGGGGTAACCTGGGGCGTGCATGACAGAGCTTTGCTGGAACAACATCAACCAGTTGCTATTGTCGACTCAGTTCCTGATTTACATCTGCATCTGAACGCCCGGCGTTTATCATGA
- the fabD gene encoding ACP S-malonyltransferase: MSKFAIAFPGQGSQSVGMLAELAEAYPIIKETFAEASAVLGYDLFELVTQGPAEELNKTWKTQPALLTSSVALWRLWQAQGGATPAVMAGHSLGEYSALVCAGALNFTDAVKLVELRGQAMQRAVPEGVGAMAAIIGLDNDSIAANCEKAAEDQVVSPVNFNSPGQVVIAGHKEAVERANVLMKESGAKRALPLPVSVPSHCALMKPAADELAVALDALDVKAPVIPVINNADVATVTDPAAIKDALIRQLYSPVRWTETVERMANEDVTFEIEMGPGKVLTGLVKRIDKRVDGCAINDVAGLQDALSKVQ, from the coding sequence ATGAGTAAGTTTGCAATTGCCTTTCCGGGACAAGGTTCTCAGAGCGTGGGCATGCTGGCTGAACTGGCTGAAGCCTATCCCATCATTAAAGAAACATTTGCAGAAGCCAGTGCGGTATTAGGCTATGACCTGTTTGAATTGGTAACACAAGGTCCGGCTGAAGAACTGAATAAAACCTGGAAAACACAACCGGCATTGCTGACCAGCTCTGTTGCTTTATGGCGTTTATGGCAAGCACAGGGCGGCGCAACTCCTGCTGTGATGGCGGGCCATAGCTTAGGTGAATATTCTGCACTGGTATGTGCAGGCGCATTGAATTTTACCGATGCAGTTAAACTGGTTGAACTGCGTGGTCAGGCTATGCAGCGTGCCGTGCCGGAAGGTGTTGGCGCCATGGCTGCCATTATCGGTCTGGATAACGATTCTATTGCTGCTAACTGTGAAAAAGCAGCTGAAGACCAGGTTGTTTCTCCGGTTAACTTTAACTCACCTGGTCAGGTGGTTATTGCTGGTCATAAAGAAGCGGTTGAGCGTGCTAACGTACTGATGAAAGAATCCGGTGCTAAACGTGCCCTTCCTTTGCCAGTTAGCGTGCCATCTCATTGCGCATTGATGAAACCAGCTGCGGATGAACTGGCTGTTGCTTTGGATGCCCTTGACGTTAAAGCGCCTGTTATTCCGGTTATCAATAATGCTGATGTAGCGACTGTTACTGATCCGGCAGCGATTAAAGACGCATTGATTCGTCAGCTGTACAGTCCGGTACGTTGGACTGAGACAGTTGAAAGAATGGCGAATGAAGACGTCACTTTTGAGATCGAAATGGGACCAGGTAAAGTATTAACTGGTCTGGTGAAACGTATTGATAAACGTGTAGATGGCTGTGCAATCAATGATGTTGCAGGTCTGCAGGATGCGTTGAGCAAAGTTCAGTAA